From Achromobacter spanius, a single genomic window includes:
- a CDS encoding Bug family tripartite tricarboxylate transporter substrate binding protein, with product MFQGMLRMLFSAALAAAMPAASWAADYPDRPIRWLVPFSAGGGSDLATRIVARHVGETLGQPVVVENRPGAATIVAAQEAARAQPDGYTVLTAGMSTLALNPWLYNDLPYDPQQQLTPVSTLVALPIVLVAAPDSGLHTLGDVKTYLKREPPGSYASLGVGSPHHLAMELFMETVGGRATAVPYKGSPPALQDVAAGVVPLMMADLAAARPLIQAGRLRAIAVPAAKRSTQLPAVPTFAEAGGPIFEAAAWQGVVAPAGTPAPIVEQLSHAIRQALASPDVVKQLTLQGMEPAGSTPDAFRAYTRQEHERWGAVIQGKGLAAE from the coding sequence ATGTTCCAGGGCATGCTGCGCATGCTGTTTTCGGCGGCGCTGGCCGCGGCCATGCCGGCCGCGTCGTGGGCGGCCGACTATCCCGACCGGCCCATCCGGTGGCTGGTGCCGTTCAGCGCGGGCGGCGGCAGCGATCTGGCGACCCGCATCGTGGCCCGCCATGTCGGCGAGACGCTGGGGCAGCCGGTGGTGGTCGAGAACCGCCCGGGCGCCGCCACCATCGTCGCCGCGCAAGAGGCCGCGCGCGCTCAGCCGGACGGCTACACGGTGCTGACGGCGGGCATGAGCACGCTGGCGCTCAATCCGTGGCTGTACAACGATCTGCCCTACGATCCGCAGCAGCAACTGACGCCGGTGTCCACGCTGGTGGCGTTGCCCATCGTGCTGGTGGCCGCGCCGGATTCGGGCCTGCACACGCTGGGCGACGTGAAGACCTACCTGAAACGCGAACCGCCCGGCAGCTACGCGTCGCTGGGCGTGGGCAGTCCGCATCATCTGGCGATGGAACTGTTCATGGAGACCGTCGGCGGCCGTGCGACGGCGGTGCCGTACAAAGGGTCGCCGCCCGCGCTGCAGGACGTTGCCGCGGGCGTGGTCCCGCTGATGATGGCGGACCTGGCCGCCGCCCGGCCGCTGATCCAGGCGGGCAGGCTGCGCGCGATTGCCGTGCCCGCCGCCAAGCGGTCCACCCAATTGCCGGCCGTGCCGACGTTCGCCGAGGCCGGCGGGCCGATCTTCGAGGCGGCGGCCTGGCAGGGCGTGGTCGCGCCGGCCGGCACGCCCGCGCCCATCGTTGAACAGCTCAGTCACGCGATCCGGCAAGCGCTGGCATCGCCGGATGTGGTCAAGCAACTGACGCTGCAGGGCATGGAACCGGCCGGCAGCACGCCCGACGCCTTTCGCGCCTACACGCGTCAGGAGCACGAGCGCTGGGGCGCGGTCATCCAGGGCAAGGGGCTTGCCGCCGAATAA
- a CDS encoding EamA family transporter encodes MTAATLNNGHNGSASTLLPTLSLIGAMASLCVGTSFAKSLFPEVGAQGTTAYRIVIGAIILLAFWRPWRFPLTRRNAAKIALYGVTLACMNLLFYMALKTLPLGIAIAIEFTGPLTLAVVLSRRAIDFVWIACALAGLILLIPTGQSVHDLDPQGIAYALGAAVCWALYIIFGKMAGNVHGGQATSLGLLAAAMVALPVGAAHAGMALLDPKLILAGVAVGILSSALPYSLEMVALRRLPQKTFGVLLSMEPAMGALAGVVVLNEHLSQTQWLAILGIIVASAGCAATAQRSRKAPIPAPD; translated from the coding sequence ATGACCGCCGCCACCTTGAACAACGGACACAACGGCTCAGCGTCCACCCTGCTTCCCACCCTGTCGCTGATCGGCGCCATGGCATCACTGTGCGTGGGCACGTCGTTCGCGAAATCGCTGTTTCCCGAGGTGGGCGCGCAGGGCACCACCGCGTATCGCATCGTCATCGGCGCCATCATCCTGCTGGCCTTCTGGCGGCCGTGGCGCTTTCCGCTGACGCGCCGCAACGCCGCGAAGATCGCCCTGTACGGCGTGACGCTGGCGTGCATGAACCTGCTGTTCTACATGGCGCTCAAAACCCTGCCGCTGGGCATCGCCATCGCCATCGAGTTCACGGGACCCTTGACGCTGGCCGTGGTGCTGTCACGGCGGGCTATCGACTTTGTATGGATCGCCTGCGCGCTGGCCGGCCTGATCCTGCTCATCCCCACCGGCCAATCCGTCCACGACCTCGATCCGCAAGGCATCGCGTACGCGCTGGGCGCTGCCGTGTGCTGGGCGCTGTACATCATCTTCGGCAAGATGGCCGGCAACGTGCATGGCGGCCAGGCTACCTCGCTCGGTCTGCTGGCGGCCGCGATGGTCGCCCTTCCCGTCGGCGCGGCACACGCGGGCATGGCGCTGCTGGATCCCAAACTGATTCTGGCGGGCGTGGCCGTCGGCATCCTGTCCAGCGCGCTGCCCTATTCGCTGGAAATGGTGGCGCTGCGTCGCTTGCCGCAGAAGACCTTCGGCGTGCTGCTCAGCATGGAGCCCGCGATGGGCGCGCTGGCCGGTGTCGTGGTCTTGAACGAACACCTGTCGCAGACGCAGTGGCTGGCGATTCTCGGCATCATCGTCGCGTCCGCCGGCTGCGCGGCAACGGCGCAGCGCAGCCGCAAGGCGCCGATCCCCGCGCCGGATTGA
- a CDS encoding mechanosensitive ion channel family protein — MRARARILFCLFGLALGWAGAALGAETPAPAAQAPAAIQMAEIPLRADTDLRYAEGVLQRAATADPVAALMPPLDAIAKSADEKLYEFQPAQLRNFPIMRLESLERHWIFDVRRLARWQVEMRQATAWYASDAAELLRRRTAWQAIKDAPGASGLPAALAERIDAVIAQLAAASQALSGPLSRQVELEQRANAIEEQIKAGQRQVMEAIDYVDARLLRVDSPPLWALDWAGKTDQDTLTLLREGLDIEVRFARDYGAAGASNQRALHTLQLLLLPLLLWLARKSRNAIRTGVMSETAAGVLGRPLSTWVLLSMMGVLALEPDAPLMVQQIALVLAAVPVLRLLPPASRRHLDHWPRVITALFLAERLGFLFLANTLYYRLSTVAMAGLALAAILWLLARGRRQTYPPGSERLVRALRAVAWGAAALLCVSLGANLIGNVSLSEMLTSGIIGSGYFGLVLYAGVTVIITLLQLLLARQGISRFRLARDHAPPLVQLLIRLVSAAAVVGWAVYTMDRFRVLRSTYAFVTQVLSYTLEFGQISISLGNVLVFAISVLIAFWAARTIRIILHDEVLTRMSLPRGVGNSIASLSYYLVLLLGLGIALSAAGFQTSQLTIVFGALGVGIGFGLQGVVNNFVSGLILMFERPIQPGDVVEISGTSGQVRDIGMRATRIKTFEGADVIVPNGTLLSEKLTNWTMLDRSRRIEVSIGLAYGTDPRQVLELLDGVARQTPGVVTEPAPMVLFMGFGASTLDFSLRAWTYDFDRWIEIRSDMMARMYDALREAGIEIPFPQRDLHLRSVSEAASRTLFDARPPGSDAPHPG; from the coding sequence ATGCGCGCCCGCGCACGAATCCTCTTCTGCCTCTTTGGCCTGGCCCTGGGCTGGGCGGGCGCGGCGCTTGGGGCGGAGACGCCGGCGCCCGCCGCCCAAGCGCCCGCCGCGATCCAGATGGCCGAAATCCCGCTACGGGCAGACACCGATTTGCGCTACGCCGAGGGCGTCCTGCAGCGCGCCGCCACGGCGGATCCCGTTGCCGCGCTGATGCCGCCGCTGGACGCCATTGCCAAATCCGCCGACGAAAAGCTCTACGAATTCCAGCCGGCGCAGCTTCGCAACTTTCCGATCATGCGGCTCGAAAGCCTGGAGCGGCACTGGATTTTTGATGTGCGGCGGCTGGCGCGGTGGCAGGTCGAGATGCGGCAGGCAACCGCGTGGTACGCCAGCGATGCGGCCGAGTTGCTGCGGCGGCGCACGGCCTGGCAGGCGATCAAGGATGCGCCGGGGGCATCCGGGTTGCCGGCCGCGCTGGCTGAGCGCATCGACGCGGTGATCGCGCAACTGGCGGCGGCCAGTCAGGCGCTGTCCGGGCCGCTGTCGCGCCAGGTCGAGCTGGAGCAGCGGGCCAACGCGATCGAGGAACAGATCAAGGCAGGCCAGCGCCAGGTGATGGAGGCCATCGACTACGTGGATGCGCGGCTGCTGCGCGTGGATTCGCCGCCGCTCTGGGCGCTGGACTGGGCCGGTAAAACCGACCAGGACACGTTGACCCTGCTGCGCGAGGGCCTGGACATCGAGGTGCGATTCGCGCGCGACTACGGGGCGGCGGGCGCCAGCAACCAGCGCGCCTTACACACCCTGCAACTGCTGCTGCTGCCGCTTCTGCTCTGGCTGGCGCGCAAAAGCCGCAACGCCATCCGCACCGGCGTCATGAGCGAAACCGCCGCCGGCGTGCTGGGACGGCCGCTGTCGACGTGGGTGCTGCTGTCCATGATGGGCGTGCTGGCCCTGGAGCCGGACGCCCCATTGATGGTCCAGCAGATTGCGCTGGTGCTGGCGGCGGTGCCCGTGCTGCGCCTGCTTCCGCCGGCCAGCCGGCGGCACCTGGACCATTGGCCGCGCGTCATCACCGCGCTTTTCCTGGCCGAACGGCTGGGGTTCCTGTTCCTGGCCAACACCTTGTACTACCGCCTGTCGACCGTCGCGATGGCCGGGTTGGCGCTGGCGGCGATTCTCTGGCTGCTGGCACGGGGCCGGCGCCAGACTTATCCGCCCGGCTCCGAGCGGCTGGTGCGCGCGCTGCGCGCCGTGGCGTGGGGCGCGGCCGCGCTGCTGTGCGTGTCGCTGGGAGCGAACCTCATCGGCAATGTGTCGCTGTCCGAAATGCTGACCAGCGGCATCATCGGCAGCGGCTACTTCGGGCTCGTGCTGTACGCGGGCGTCACCGTCATCATCACCTTGCTGCAACTGCTGTTGGCGCGCCAGGGCATTTCGCGCTTCCGGCTGGCGCGCGATCATGCGCCGCCGCTGGTGCAGTTGCTGATCCGCCTGGTGAGCGCCGCGGCCGTGGTGGGCTGGGCGGTCTACACGATGGACCGTTTCCGCGTCCTGCGCAGCACCTATGCGTTCGTGACCCAGGTGCTGTCCTATACGCTGGAGTTCGGCCAGATCTCGATCAGCCTGGGCAACGTCCTGGTCTTTGCGATCTCGGTACTGATCGCCTTCTGGGCCGCGCGCACCATCCGCATCATCCTGCACGACGAGGTGCTGACCCGCATGTCGCTGCCGCGCGGCGTCGGCAACAGCATCGCCTCGCTGTCGTACTACCTGGTGCTGCTGCTCGGGCTGGGCATCGCGCTGTCCGCGGCGGGTTTCCAGACCAGCCAGCTCACCATCGTGTTCGGCGCCCTGGGCGTGGGCATCGGCTTCGGGCTGCAAGGCGTGGTGAACAACTTCGTGTCGGGGCTGATCCTGATGTTCGAACGGCCAATCCAGCCGGGCGATGTGGTGGAGATCAGCGGCACGTCCGGCCAGGTGCGCGACATCGGCATGCGCGCCACGCGAATCAAGACCTTTGAAGGCGCCGACGTGATCGTGCCGAATGGCACGCTGCTGTCCGAAAAGCTCACGAACTGGACCATGCTGGATCGCAGCCGACGTATCGAGGTCAGTATCGGACTGGCCTACGGCACCGATCCGAGGCAGGTGCTGGAATTGCTGGATGGCGTTGCGCGGCAGACGCCGGGCGTGGTCACCGAGCCCGCGCCGATGGTGCTGTTCATGGGGTTTGGCGCGAGCACGCTGGATTTCAGCTTGCGGGCCTGGACCTACGACTTCGACCGATGGATCGAGATCCGCAGCGACATGATGGCGCGGATGTATGACGCGCTACGGGAGGCGGGGATCGAGATTCCCTTTCCGCAGCGGGACCTGCATTTGCGCAGTGTGTCGGAGGCGGCGAGCCGAACCTTATTCGATGCCAGGCCGCCTGGATCGGACGCCCCGCATCCGGGCTGA
- a CDS encoding Fic family protein yields the protein MNKVTRESVLNAIRYLAMSGRREVSSSDVISATQGSSATVRRYLDALCAAGLLIRSGRARATRYRLTDAATIDRPGVTEPLPAPETRLHPTWSAAAVELNKKLDVPLAARDPVSYQREFVDSYVPNESWLMPKSLAEELFRSGSMKEQLPAGTYAREVLEPLLIDLSWSSSRLEGNPYTMLATEELFKQGTAGGDANAVMLLNHKAAIEFLVEMVPLQGLSTAVVRNLHAVLMQDLLADGNGLGAIRQKVVNISDTVYVPSQVPAILEEMLEAILLKARHIKNPVEAAFFLWVNLAYLQPFEDGNKRTGRLAANIPLMLYNCSPLSFLDVDPRDYARAMLGVYEYLDVTLAVDLFAWTYRRSLKKYVVVMESRGRPDPLRLRYRDSLNEAISLVVRDRRSVQDAVEVLGLNESAAPGFETMLRDDLKKLEVFNYARYRLTLSATQAWIDDGRPQ from the coding sequence ATGAACAAAGTGACGCGAGAATCAGTTCTAAATGCGATCCGGTACTTGGCTATGTCCGGGCGGCGTGAGGTCTCGTCCAGCGACGTCATCTCGGCGACGCAGGGCAGCTCAGCGACCGTTCGGCGGTATCTGGACGCACTGTGCGCGGCCGGGCTGCTCATACGCAGCGGCCGCGCGCGGGCAACGCGATATCGGCTGACGGACGCAGCAACGATCGATAGACCTGGCGTCACCGAGCCGCTACCCGCGCCTGAGACCCGTCTGCATCCAACCTGGTCGGCTGCCGCGGTTGAGCTGAACAAGAAGCTCGATGTGCCCCTGGCTGCGCGCGATCCGGTGTCGTATCAACGCGAGTTTGTCGATAGCTATGTGCCAAATGAAAGCTGGTTGATGCCGAAATCTCTGGCTGAAGAGTTGTTTCGATCAGGAAGCATGAAAGAGCAACTGCCGGCCGGAACCTACGCTCGCGAGGTACTGGAACCACTCCTCATTGACCTGTCATGGTCGTCCTCTCGACTTGAAGGTAATCCCTACACCATGCTGGCTACCGAGGAACTGTTCAAACAAGGGACAGCCGGGGGCGATGCGAACGCGGTGATGCTGCTCAATCACAAGGCAGCGATCGAGTTCCTCGTGGAAATGGTTCCGCTTCAGGGGCTCTCGACCGCGGTCGTCCGAAATCTGCACGCCGTGCTAATGCAAGACCTGCTTGCTGACGGCAATGGACTCGGGGCCATCCGGCAGAAAGTGGTCAACATCAGCGACACCGTTTATGTACCCAGCCAGGTGCCGGCAATCCTCGAGGAAATGTTGGAGGCCATTCTGCTCAAGGCCAGGCATATCAAGAATCCGGTGGAGGCAGCCTTCTTCCTCTGGGTCAACCTGGCATACCTGCAACCGTTTGAGGATGGCAATAAGCGCACCGGGCGGCTGGCCGCCAACATTCCACTGATGCTCTACAACTGTTCGCCGCTGTCATTTCTGGATGTCGATCCGCGCGATTACGCGCGTGCGATGCTAGGTGTTTACGAATACCTGGATGTGACGCTCGCGGTGGACTTGTTCGCATGGACGTACCGCCGCTCTCTGAAGAAATATGTCGTGGTGATGGAATCACGGGGCAGGCCGGATCCACTGCGATTGCGATATCGCGACAGTCTGAATGAGGCGATCAGCCTGGTGGTCCGGGACAGACGGTCCGTGCAGGATGCGGTTGAAGTGCTGGGCCTTAATGAGAGCGCGGCGCCTGGATTCGAGACAATGCTGCGGGATGACCTGAAGAAGCTGGAGGTGTTCAACTACGCTCGCTACCGGCTCACGCTGAGCGCGACGCAAGCCTGGATTGACGACGGCCGTCCGCAGTGA
- a CDS encoding Lrp/AsnC family transcriptional regulator: MELDDFDLQILQSLQEDNQRTSQDVAQRVNLSPVSCLRRMKRLRESKVVTADVSVVDPAAVGRGITMVVLVSLESERADKLDQFKRAMQTAPEIMQCLSVTGEVDFVLTLTMRDMAEYEVFAQRHFWGNPNVKRFSTLVVMSRVKNGLTVPVTVPG; the protein is encoded by the coding sequence ATGGAACTAGACGATTTCGATCTGCAGATCCTGCAAAGCCTGCAGGAAGACAACCAGCGCACCAGCCAGGACGTCGCACAACGCGTGAACCTGTCGCCGGTGTCCTGCCTGCGCCGCATGAAGCGGCTGCGCGAATCCAAGGTGGTGACCGCGGACGTGTCCGTCGTGGACCCCGCCGCCGTGGGCCGCGGAATCACGATGGTGGTGCTGGTATCGCTGGAAAGCGAGCGCGCCGACAAGCTCGACCAGTTCAAGCGCGCCATGCAGACCGCGCCCGAGATCATGCAGTGCCTGTCGGTAACGGGCGAAGTCGACTTCGTGCTGACGCTCACCATGCGCGACATGGCCGAGTACGAAGTGTTCGCGCAGCGCCATTTCTGGGGCAACCCGAACGTGAAGCGGTTTTCGACGCTGGTGGTGATGAGCCGGGTGAAGAATGGGCTGACTGTGCCGGTGACGGTGCCCGGCTGA
- the hemA gene encoding glutamyl-tRNA reductase → MSVAVLAFGLNHTSAPVSVRERVSMPVDLVKPALEGLRSAFGGSVREAAILSTCNRTEIYCAADGHVADQLPAWLAEHNRLDAGTLRPHLYRHHQDDAVRHAFRVASGLDSMVLGETQIVGQMKDAVRAAGEAGSLGTLLHQMFQRTFSVAKEVRSQTAIGAESVSMAAAAVRLAERVFGNLDQARTLFIGAGEMIELCATHFAAQRPRSMVVANRTAERAELLANRFSASTMKLSDLTERLSEFDVIVSCTASSLPILGLGMVERATRLRRHRPMVMIDLAVPRDIEPEVGRLDDVYLYSVDDLGRLVQTGTDARRAAVVQAEAIIETRVQGFMHWMQSREVVPVIRDLHQAAEDVRAAELERARRLLARGESPEAVLEQLAHGLTQKYLHGPLAALNRSEGDDRKQLLAWMPRLFPGRDSRR, encoded by the coding sequence ATGTCGGTAGCTGTCCTTGCCTTCGGTCTGAATCACACGTCCGCGCCGGTGTCGGTCCGCGAGCGCGTGTCCATGCCCGTTGATCTGGTCAAGCCCGCCCTCGAAGGCTTGCGTTCGGCATTCGGCGGTTCTGTCCGCGAAGCCGCCATCCTGTCCACCTGTAATCGCACCGAGATCTACTGCGCGGCCGACGGCCACGTGGCGGATCAGTTGCCCGCCTGGCTGGCTGAACACAACCGCCTGGACGCCGGCACGCTGCGCCCGCACCTCTATCGCCATCATCAAGACGACGCCGTGCGTCACGCCTTCCGCGTGGCAAGCGGCCTCGATTCCATGGTGCTGGGCGAAACCCAGATCGTGGGCCAGATGAAGGACGCGGTGCGCGCCGCCGGCGAAGCCGGTTCGCTCGGCACGCTGCTGCACCAGATGTTCCAGCGCACCTTCTCGGTCGCCAAGGAAGTCCGGTCGCAAACCGCCATCGGCGCCGAATCCGTGTCCATGGCCGCCGCCGCGGTGCGTCTTGCCGAGCGCGTGTTCGGCAACCTGGATCAAGCCCGCACGCTGTTCATCGGCGCCGGCGAAATGATCGAATTGTGCGCCACGCACTTTGCCGCGCAACGTCCGCGCAGCATGGTGGTGGCCAACCGCACGGCCGAGCGCGCCGAACTGCTGGCCAACCGCTTTTCGGCCAGCACGATGAAGCTGTCCGACCTGACCGAGCGGCTGTCCGAGTTCGACGTCATTGTTTCCTGTACGGCAAGCTCCCTGCCCATCCTCGGCCTGGGGATGGTTGAACGGGCTACACGCCTGCGCCGTCACCGCCCGATGGTCATGATCGATCTGGCCGTGCCGCGCGACATCGAGCCCGAAGTCGGCCGTCTGGACGACGTCTATCTGTATTCGGTGGATGACCTGGGCCGGCTGGTGCAGACTGGCACCGACGCCCGCCGCGCCGCGGTGGTGCAGGCCGAGGCCATCATCGAAACCCGCGTCCAGGGCTTCATGCACTGGATGCAGTCCCGCGAAGTGGTGCCCGTCATCCGCGACCTGCACCAGGCCGCCGAAGACGTCCGCGCCGCTGAACTCGAACGCGCCCGCCGCCTCTTGGCGCGGGGCGAATCGCCCGAAGCCGTGCTTGAGCAACTGGCGCACGGCCTGACCCAAAAGTACCTGCACGGCCCGCTCGCGGCGCTGAACCGCAGCGAAGGCGACGACCGCAAGCAACTGCTTGCCTGGATGCCGCGCCTCTTCCCCGGCCGCGACTCCCGCCGTTAG
- the grxD gene encoding Grx4 family monothiol glutaredoxin, producing the protein MSDVQEFIRETVTQHPVVLFMKGTAQFPQCGFSGKAIQILKGCGVKKLVTVNVLEDDEVRQGIKEFSSWPTIPQLYVSGEFIGGSDIMNEMNESGELKTLLEQSGATA; encoded by the coding sequence ATGAGCGACGTTCAAGAATTCATCCGCGAAACCGTTACCCAGCACCCCGTCGTGCTGTTCATGAAGGGCACCGCCCAGTTCCCGCAATGCGGGTTCTCCGGCAAGGCCATTCAAATCCTGAAAGGCTGTGGCGTGAAGAAGCTGGTCACGGTCAATGTGCTCGAGGACGACGAAGTCCGCCAGGGCATCAAGGAATTCTCCAGCTGGCCCACCATTCCGCAGTTGTACGTGTCGGGCGAGTTCATCGGCGGCTCGGACATCATGAATGAAATGAACGAGTCCGGCGAACTGAAGACGCTGCTGGAGCAATCCGGCGCCACGGCTTAA
- a CDS encoding LysE family translocator: MPSLQLFLLFLAADAALKLTPGPDMALTLSRGMTQGFRPAFHSVLGNVAAGFIQVPAVVLGLASVLRTFPTLFVGIKAAGGLYLGYLGIKAMIRCANAAEVSLAARPGDARDAFWQGFITNLLNPKVLLFMIAFLPQFTSPDNGPVWIQMLVLGVTMKALSLPYGSCFAYGASRIRGWVARNPWFLRAQQGILGAIMLGLAMYVLASTAMNPQP; the protein is encoded by the coding sequence ATGCCCTCACTCCAGCTTTTCCTGCTTTTCCTGGCCGCCGATGCGGCCTTGAAGCTCACGCCCGGCCCCGACATGGCCCTCACGCTGTCGCGCGGCATGACGCAAGGGTTTCGTCCCGCCTTCCATAGCGTGCTGGGCAACGTGGCCGCCGGCTTCATCCAGGTCCCGGCCGTCGTGCTGGGCCTGGCCTCCGTGCTGCGGACCTTCCCCACGCTTTTCGTGGGCATCAAAGCCGCAGGCGGCCTGTATCTGGGATACCTGGGCATCAAGGCGATGATCCGGTGCGCGAACGCCGCCGAGGTGTCGCTGGCCGCCCGGCCGGGCGACGCGCGCGACGCCTTCTGGCAGGGCTTCATCACCAACCTGCTGAACCCGAAGGTGCTGCTCTTCATGATCGCCTTCCTGCCGCAGTTCACCTCGCCGGACAATGGCCCGGTCTGGATCCAGATGCTGGTGCTGGGCGTCACGATGAAAGCGCTCAGCCTGCCTTACGGCAGCTGCTTTGCGTACGGCGCGTCGCGCATCCGCGGCTGGGTCGCGCGCAATCCGTGGTTCCTGCGCGCCCAGCAGGGCATTCTGGGCGCGATCATGCTGGGGCTGGCCATGTACGTGCTGGCTTCCACGGCGATGAATCCGCAGCCCTGA
- the prfA gene encoding peptide chain release factor 1 — protein MKSSMRSRLEHLCHRLIEVDALLAEPETASDMDRFRKLSRERAELEPVVEAFTAFARTEEDIATAQEMLSEPDMKAMAEEEIKSGRGKLETLEAALQLLLLPRDPNDGRSVFLEIRAGTGGDESALFSGDLLRMYTRYAEQRGWRVELMSESASELGGYKEVIARIDGDGAYGRLKFESGAHRVQRVPATEAQGRIHTSACTVAIMAEADAMSEIVINPSDLRIDTFRASGAGGQHINKTDSAVRITHLPTGLVVECQDDRSQHRNKDKAMQVLAARLKDKEERERQSKEAAERKSLIGSGDRSERIRTYNYPQGRVTDHRINLTLYKLQQIMEGDLEELTGALIAEHQAEQLAALGDDI, from the coding sequence ATGAAATCTTCCATGCGCAGCCGGCTGGAGCATTTGTGCCATCGCCTGATCGAGGTCGATGCCCTGCTCGCCGAACCGGAAACCGCGTCCGACATGGACCGCTTTCGCAAGCTTTCCCGCGAGCGCGCCGAACTGGAACCGGTAGTCGAAGCCTTCACCGCGTTTGCCCGCACCGAGGAAGACATCGCGACCGCGCAGGAGATGCTGTCCGAGCCCGACATGAAGGCCATGGCCGAGGAAGAGATCAAGTCCGGGCGCGGCAAGCTGGAAACGCTGGAAGCGGCGCTGCAGCTTCTGCTGCTGCCGCGCGACCCCAACGATGGGCGCAGCGTGTTCCTGGAAATCCGCGCGGGCACGGGCGGCGACGAAAGCGCGCTGTTCTCGGGCGACCTCTTGCGCATGTACACGCGCTACGCTGAACAGCGTGGCTGGCGGGTGGAGCTGATGTCGGAAAGCGCGTCGGAACTGGGCGGCTACAAGGAAGTGATCGCGCGCATCGACGGCGACGGCGCGTATGGCCGGCTGAAGTTCGAGTCGGGGGCGCACCGCGTGCAGCGCGTGCCGGCGACCGAGGCGCAGGGCCGCATCCACACGTCGGCCTGCACGGTGGCCATCATGGCCGAAGCCGACGCGATGTCCGAGATCGTCATCAATCCCAGCGACCTGCGCATCGACACCTTCCGCGCCAGCGGCGCGGGCGGCCAGCACATCAACAAGACCGATTCGGCCGTGCGTATCACCCACTTGCCGACGGGGCTGGTGGTGGAGTGCCAGGACGACCGTTCGCAACACCGCAACAAGGACAAGGCCATGCAGGTGCTGGCCGCGCGCCTGAAAGACAAGGAAGAGCGCGAGCGCCAGAGCAAGGAAGCAGCCGAGCGCAAGAGCCTGATTGGCTCGGGCGACCGGTCCGAGCGCATCCGCACCTACAACTATCCGCAGGGCCGCGTCACCGATCACCGCATCAACCTGACGCTGTACAAGCTGCAGCAGATCATGGAAGGCGACCTCGAGGAACTGACCGGCGCGCTGATCGCCGAGCATCAGGCCGAGCAGCTTGCCGCGCTGGGCGACGATATTTAA
- the prmC gene encoding peptide chain release factor N(5)-glutamine methyltransferase, protein MTAPQIKSLLLDKRLPRLEVRMLLERVLNKPRAWLLAHDTDALAPEVAAAYEALAQRRLAGEPMAYLLGHREFMGHRFRVTPDVLIPRPDTEVLVETALECIEGLTGPMVLDLGTGSGAIAVSIALARRDARVMASDVSAAALAVAAGNAWDLTAAVRFVEGSWYEAVPAGEGFDLIVSNPPYVASDDPHLEQGDVRFEPRGALTDGAGGLDDLARIVEGARAHLKPGGSLWMEHGWDQAEQVRGMLRQAGFADVHSRQDLAGIERISGGRLRVAGA, encoded by the coding sequence ATGACCGCGCCCCAGATCAAGAGTCTGCTGCTCGACAAGCGCCTGCCGCGCCTGGAAGTGCGCATGCTGCTGGAGCGCGTGCTGAACAAGCCGCGCGCGTGGCTGCTGGCGCACGACACCGATGCGCTGGCGCCGGAGGTGGCGGCGGCGTACGAGGCCCTGGCGCAGCGCCGGCTGGCCGGGGAACCCATGGCCTACCTGCTGGGCCATCGCGAATTCATGGGACACCGGTTCCGCGTGACGCCCGACGTGCTGATTCCGCGACCCGATACTGAAGTGCTGGTGGAAACCGCGCTGGAATGCATCGAAGGCCTCACCGGGCCGATGGTGCTGGACCTGGGCACGGGCAGCGGTGCGATTGCGGTGTCGATTGCGCTGGCGCGGCGCGACGCGCGGGTGATGGCGTCGGACGTCAGCGCCGCCGCGCTGGCAGTGGCTGCCGGCAATGCCTGGGACCTGACGGCTGCGGTGCGCTTTGTGGAGGGAAGCTGGTACGAGGCGGTGCCGGCTGGCGAAGGGTTTGATCTGATCGTGTCCAATCCGCCGTATGTGGCGAGCGACGATCCGCATCTGGAGCAGGGCGACGTGCGCTTTGAGCCGCGTGGGGCGCTGACTGACGGCGCGGGCGGACTGGATGATCTGGCGCGCATCGTCGAAGGCGCGCGCGCCCATCTGAAACCCGGCGGCTCGCTCTGGATGGAGCATGGCTGGGATCAGGCGGAGCAGGTACGGGGCATGCTCCGCCAGGCGGGGTTCGCAGACGTGCACAGCCGCCAGGATCTGGCGGGGATCGAGCGGATCTCGGGCGGGCGTTTGCGGGTCGCGGGTGCGTGA